Proteins encoded in a region of the Anopheles aquasalis chromosome 2, idAnoAquaMG_Q_19, whole genome shotgun sequence genome:
- the LOC126581682 gene encoding vesicular glutamate transporter 1 isoform X2, translating into MDNAEIRHVQRDLIPARVVLYILSWSGFLVSFVMRNDINFALVAMVEDSATNANSTDHCSSSSLMSSLMSNRSDSMLGSVNDTELEDLPVMIGDVKFDWDSTVQAIIKSSFYWCYVLSQVVGGVATQYFGTKSVFGWSQFITAACSLLIPHAADMHYGAVIFLRSVQGFASGLTWPAMYAIVGYWIPPVERSRFMSSFQGFSIGIGLTYPLCGFIIANFGWRQVFYTTGSIGMLWCVFWYLLAYNTPQEHPRITPEELEYIELNVSEDIKNGQGMRVPWRRIFTSMPVWAIGLTTFGRIWVHYTFIMSGPEYMQKIFCFDIQQNGLLSGAPFLCSYLSSVLFCYIADILMDRKTLSLTNVRKLFTALSQIVPGVLVLLVGYLGYQIVTVLILWFVAVTFITASYAGAMANIVDIAPNLAGPVLAFAQTIHMTASFVQPLVTGFMVTDSQNINQWLHVFGVSSVVAISTYVIYQVFGTAEIQSWNYPDNDPEISSSDDSAVIANQPMIKVEPGLKFDDDDDD; encoded by the exons ATGGATAACGCTGAAATACGTCACGTCCAAAGAG ACCTTATCCCAGCCCGGGTGGTGCTCTACATCCTATCATGGTCCGGGTTTCTGGTTTCGTTCGTGATGCGCAACGACATCAACTTTgcgctggtggcgatggtggaggatTCGGCTACAAACGCCAACAGTACCGATCACTGCTCGAGCTCAAGCCTAATGAGCTCGTTGATGAGCAACCGATCGGACTCAATGCTCGGCAGTGTGAACGATACGGAGCTGGAGGATTTACCCGTGATGATCGGCGATGTAAAGTTCGACTGGGACTCGACGGTGCAAGCCATTATCAAATCGTCCTTCTACTGGTGCTACGTCCTGTCTcaggtggtcggtggtgtaGCGACACAGTACTTCGGTACGAAGAGCGTATTTGGTTGGTCACAGTTCATAACGGCCGCCTGCAGCCTGCTGATACCGCACGCCGCCGATATGCATTACGGTGCCGTGATCTTCTTACGTTCGGTGCAAGGTTTCGCGAGTGGTTTGACTTGGCCGGCCATGTACGCTATCGTTGGCTACTGGATACCGCCGGTTGAACGAAGTCGGTTCATGAGCAGCTTCCAGGGTTTCAGCATTGGCATCGGATTAACGTATCCACTCTGTGGGTTCATCATTGCGAACTTTGGCTGGCGCCAGGTGTTCTACACGACCGGCTCGATCGGTatgctgtggtgtgtgttttggtacCTTCTAGCGTACAACACACCGCAGGAGCATCCTCGCATCACCCCGGAGGAGTTGGAGTACATTGAGCTGAACGTCAGTGAGGACATTAAGAATGGGCAAGGGATGCGGGTACCCTGGCGTCGCATCTTCACCTCGATGCCGGTTTGGGCGATCGGTCTTACGACGTTCGGGCGCATCTGGGTGCACTACACGTTCATCATGTCGGGCCCGGAGTACATGCAGAAGATCTTCTGCTTCGACATCCAGCAGAACGGGCTCCTGTCTGGCGCACCGTTCCTGTGTTCGTACCTGTCCTCGGTGCTGTTCTGCTATATCGCCGACATCCTAATGGACCGTAAGACGCTCTCGCTGACCAACGTTCGCAAGCTATTCACCGCCCTATCGCAAATCGTgcccggtgtgctggtgctgctggtcggctACCTTGGCTATCAAATCGTAACGGTGCTCATCTTGTGGTTTGTTGCCGTCACCTTCATCACGGCATCGTATGCTGGCGCGATGGCCAACATCGTCGACATTGCACCGAACCTTGCCGGACCGGTGCTGGCGTTCGCGCAAACCATCCACATGACGGCCTCCTTCGTACAGCCGCTCGTGACTGGCTTCATGGTAACGGACTCG caaaacatcaaTCAGTGGTTGCACGTATTCGGCGTTTCTTCGGTGGTAGCGATCAGTACCTACGTCATCTATCAAGTGTTCGGAACGGCGGAAATTCAATCCTGGAACTATCCTGACAACGATCCAGAAATCTCCTCGTCGGACGATTCGGCCGTCATCGCAAATCAGCCGATGATTAAAGTGGAACCGGGACTTaagtttgatgatgatgatgacgattga
- the LOC126581682 gene encoding vesicular glutamate transporter 3 isoform X1, whose protein sequence is MDEKEVNFLPKPKIPEVGCFRSICDLIPARVVLYILSWSGFLVSFVMRNDINFALVAMVEDSATNANSTDHCSSSSLMSSLMSNRSDSMLGSVNDTELEDLPVMIGDVKFDWDSTVQAIIKSSFYWCYVLSQVVGGVATQYFGTKSVFGWSQFITAACSLLIPHAADMHYGAVIFLRSVQGFASGLTWPAMYAIVGYWIPPVERSRFMSSFQGFSIGIGLTYPLCGFIIANFGWRQVFYTTGSIGMLWCVFWYLLAYNTPQEHPRITPEELEYIELNVSEDIKNGQGMRVPWRRIFTSMPVWAIGLTTFGRIWVHYTFIMSGPEYMQKIFCFDIQQNGLLSGAPFLCSYLSSVLFCYIADILMDRKTLSLTNVRKLFTALSQIVPGVLVLLVGYLGYQIVTVLILWFVAVTFITASYAGAMANIVDIAPNLAGPVLAFAQTIHMTASFVQPLVTGFMVTDSQNINQWLHVFGVSSVVAISTYVIYQVFGTAEIQSWNYPDNDPEISSSDDSAVIANQPMIKVEPGLKFDDDDDD, encoded by the exons ACCTTATCCCAGCCCGGGTGGTGCTCTACATCCTATCATGGTCCGGGTTTCTGGTTTCGTTCGTGATGCGCAACGACATCAACTTTgcgctggtggcgatggtggaggatTCGGCTACAAACGCCAACAGTACCGATCACTGCTCGAGCTCAAGCCTAATGAGCTCGTTGATGAGCAACCGATCGGACTCAATGCTCGGCAGTGTGAACGATACGGAGCTGGAGGATTTACCCGTGATGATCGGCGATGTAAAGTTCGACTGGGACTCGACGGTGCAAGCCATTATCAAATCGTCCTTCTACTGGTGCTACGTCCTGTCTcaggtggtcggtggtgtaGCGACACAGTACTTCGGTACGAAGAGCGTATTTGGTTGGTCACAGTTCATAACGGCCGCCTGCAGCCTGCTGATACCGCACGCCGCCGATATGCATTACGGTGCCGTGATCTTCTTACGTTCGGTGCAAGGTTTCGCGAGTGGTTTGACTTGGCCGGCCATGTACGCTATCGTTGGCTACTGGATACCGCCGGTTGAACGAAGTCGGTTCATGAGCAGCTTCCAGGGTTTCAGCATTGGCATCGGATTAACGTATCCACTCTGTGGGTTCATCATTGCGAACTTTGGCTGGCGCCAGGTGTTCTACACGACCGGCTCGATCGGTatgctgtggtgtgtgttttggtacCTTCTAGCGTACAACACACCGCAGGAGCATCCTCGCATCACCCCGGAGGAGTTGGAGTACATTGAGCTGAACGTCAGTGAGGACATTAAGAATGGGCAAGGGATGCGGGTACCCTGGCGTCGCATCTTCACCTCGATGCCGGTTTGGGCGATCGGTCTTACGACGTTCGGGCGCATCTGGGTGCACTACACGTTCATCATGTCGGGCCCGGAGTACATGCAGAAGATCTTCTGCTTCGACATCCAGCAGAACGGGCTCCTGTCTGGCGCACCGTTCCTGTGTTCGTACCTGTCCTCGGTGCTGTTCTGCTATATCGCCGACATCCTAATGGACCGTAAGACGCTCTCGCTGACCAACGTTCGCAAGCTATTCACCGCCCTATCGCAAATCGTgcccggtgtgctggtgctgctggtcggctACCTTGGCTATCAAATCGTAACGGTGCTCATCTTGTGGTTTGTTGCCGTCACCTTCATCACGGCATCGTATGCTGGCGCGATGGCCAACATCGTCGACATTGCACCGAACCTTGCCGGACCGGTGCTGGCGTTCGCGCAAACCATCCACATGACGGCCTCCTTCGTACAGCCGCTCGTGACTGGCTTCATGGTAACGGACTCG caaaacatcaaTCAGTGGTTGCACGTATTCGGCGTTTCTTCGGTGGTAGCGATCAGTACCTACGTCATCTATCAAGTGTTCGGAACGGCGGAAATTCAATCCTGGAACTATCCTGACAACGATCCAGAAATCTCCTCGTCGGACGATTCGGCCGTCATCGCAAATCAGCCGATGATTAAAGTGGAACCGGGACTTaagtttgatgatgatgatgacgattga